Proteins encoded by one window of Winogradskyella sp. PG-2:
- the yaaA gene encoding peroxide stress protein YaaA, whose product MKLVLSPAKSLDFETKLPTTKTTEGCFLAEAERLNKLLKKKSARSLSKLMKISDNLGQLNYERNQNWQLPFTSENARPAIYAFSGDVYRGLDAYTIDTKKLDKVEDTVRVISGLYGLLKPLDLVQPYRLEMGTKMPVGKNKNLYEFWKKKVTQALNDELEDDELFLNLASNEYFKAIDAKTLKVPVVKVAFKEFKNGEYKMIAIFAKLARGLMTRYVIDTDAKTIDDIKGFNYDNYGFSEDLSSENELVFTR is encoded by the coding sequence ATGAAACTCGTACTATCACCAGCTAAATCTTTAGATTTCGAAACTAAACTACCAACAACTAAAACTACAGAAGGTTGTTTTTTAGCAGAAGCTGAGCGCTTAAACAAATTATTAAAGAAAAAGTCTGCTAGAAGTTTATCTAAGCTGATGAAGATTTCAGATAATTTGGGGCAGTTGAATTACGAGCGTAATCAAAATTGGCAATTGCCATTCACGTCTGAGAATGCAAGACCTGCGATTTATGCATTCAGTGGCGATGTTTATAGAGGTTTAGATGCTTACACTATCGATACTAAGAAATTAGATAAAGTAGAAGATACAGTGCGTGTTATTTCTGGTTTATACGGTTTATTAAAACCATTAGATTTAGTGCAACCTTATCGTTTGGAAATGGGAACGAAAATGCCTGTTGGAAAGAACAAGAACTTATATGAATTCTGGAAAAAGAAAGTGACTCAGGCACTTAATGATGAATTGGAAGACGATGAGTTGTTTTTAAACTTAGCTAGTAACGAGTATTTTAAAGCGATAGATGCAAAAACTTTAAAAGTACCAGTAGTTAAGGTAGCGTTTAAGGAATTTAAGAATGGTGAGTATAAAATGATAGCCATATTTGCAAAATTAGCAAGAGGATTAATGACACGTTATGTTATAGATACTGATGCTAAAACTATAGATGATATAAAAGGCTTTAATTACGATAATTATGGCTTTAGTGAAGACTTATCTTCTGAAAATGAGCTCGTCTTTACAAGATAG
- a CDS encoding uracil-DNA glycosylase family protein, whose translation MFFHKHPYAPFIQEDTKKLIVGTLPPPRFSSGELLEKDVNFCYGSYYNSLWLFIDKIHSLNLRYDNSQEAIEERKAFLIKNNIGVCDIVESAKREKVDASDLGMQNIKLRDVVGYIKQYPSINTILFTGGNSKNGPEYFFRRHLKDYNLKLELVNNEVPRIHKFTLPNPELQLESDRIIKTVSLTSGSGAANISISRLPLYKQLKAKNPKFNTFDFRVMQYSEFI comes from the coding sequence GTGTTTTTTCATAAACATCCATACGCTCCTTTTATTCAAGAGGATACCAAAAAACTTATAGTTGGGACTTTACCGCCTCCTAGATTTTCTTCAGGTGAGTTATTAGAAAAGGATGTGAATTTTTGTTACGGAAGTTACTACAATTCGCTTTGGTTATTTATAGATAAAATCCACAGTCTCAATTTAAGATACGACAATTCGCAAGAAGCTATTGAAGAGCGTAAAGCTTTTTTAATTAAAAATAATATAGGCGTTTGTGATATTGTAGAAAGTGCAAAGCGAGAAAAAGTCGATGCTTCAGACTTGGGAATGCAAAATATTAAGTTGAGAGATGTCGTTGGTTATATAAAACAATATCCAAGTATAAATACCATTCTTTTTACAGGAGGAAACAGTAAAAATGGACCAGAATACTTTTTTAGAAGGCATCTAAAAGATTATAATTTAAAACTAGAATTAGTAAATAATGAAGTGCCAAGAATTCATAAATTCACTCTGCCTAACCCTGAACTTCAATTAGAGTCTGACAGAATAATAAAAACAGTATCACTAACTTCAGGATCTGGAGCTGCAAACATATCTATAAGTAGATTGCCTCTTTACAAACAACTCAAAGCTAAAAACCCAAAATTCAATACGTTTGATTTTAGAGTGATGCAGTATTCAGAGTTTATTTAA
- a CDS encoding nuclear transport factor 2 family protein, whose protein sequence is MKIKNVIGILAVVISSASCSKTQTVLEVTTFKTKSTINNSVFNKLDAEVEGNFTINQPGFIKRQSGVDDKGNYVVLVYWDTHENAEVSMTKFMSDPSVTEYASMIDDSTMNMSRYTISDSFNANTSKFVEVMSFNTKADINIDAFNKANKSVETGFTVKQKGYEQRITGSNEKGEQIVAVYWDNKSNSDVALQPFMEAPVSKEFMGMMDQSSINMGRYTTLKSLKNNTLELLKKDKVVALLNSFNTGDQTPISYINPNKYIQHNLDVADGLADFGEVMHHAPEGGFKANVIRAFEDGDYVFTHTEYDFFGPKAAFDVFRFEDGLIVEHWDNLLEVQQPNPSDRTQFDGATAITDLDKTEANKNTVKDFIEKVLLGHEMDKLTTYINPSNYVQHNPAVADGLDGFGAAMKYFAENGLVMEYTKLHKVLGQGNFVLTISEGKFGKGEHTAFYDLFRLEDGQIVEHWDVISSIPSEENWKNTNGKF, encoded by the coding sequence ATGAAAATCAAAAATGTAATCGGAATTCTTGCTGTAGTAATAAGCTCAGCCAGCTGTTCCAAAACACAAACAGTTTTAGAAGTCACTACTTTTAAAACGAAATCAACTATTAACAATTCTGTTTTTAACAAATTAGATGCAGAAGTTGAAGGAAATTTTACAATAAACCAACCTGGTTTTATTAAGCGACAAAGTGGTGTTGACGACAAAGGCAACTATGTAGTCTTGGTCTATTGGGATACTCATGAAAATGCAGAAGTATCAATGACAAAGTTTATGTCAGACCCATCAGTTACAGAATACGCATCAATGATTGATGATTCAACAATGAATATGTCTCGCTATACTATTAGTGATAGCTTTAATGCAAACACTAGTAAATTTGTTGAAGTGATGTCTTTTAATACAAAAGCAGATATAAATATAGATGCTTTCAATAAAGCAAATAAAAGCGTTGAAACTGGTTTTACAGTAAAACAAAAAGGGTATGAACAACGCATTACAGGAAGTAACGAAAAAGGAGAACAAATCGTAGCTGTATACTGGGATAATAAAAGTAACTCAGATGTTGCATTACAACCCTTTATGGAAGCTCCGGTTTCTAAAGAATTTATGGGAATGATGGATCAATCTTCTATAAATATGGGACGCTATACAACCCTTAAATCACTAAAAAACAACACATTGGAATTATTAAAAAAAGACAAAGTAGTTGCTTTACTAAACAGTTTTAACACAGGTGACCAAACACCAATTTCTTACATTAATCCAAATAAATACATTCAGCATAATTTGGATGTAGCTGATGGTCTTGCAGATTTTGGAGAAGTAATGCACCACGCACCAGAAGGTGGATTTAAAGCAAATGTTATAAGAGCATTCGAAGATGGTGATTATGTATTTACACATACCGAATATGATTTCTTCGGTCCAAAAGCAGCATTTGATGTTTTTAGATTTGAGGATGGACTTATCGTAGAGCATTGGGATAACTTATTGGAAGTACAACAGCCAAATCCAAGTGATAGAACACAATTTGATGGTGCAACAGCGATAACAGATTTAGATAAAACTGAAGCCAATAAAAATACCGTTAAAGACTTTATTGAAAAGGTTTTGCTAGGACATGAAATGGATAAATTAACAACATATATTAATCCATCAAACTACGTACAACATAATCCTGCTGTAGCTGATGGTTTAGATGGATTTGGAGCAGCTATGAAATACTTTGCTGAAAATGGATTAGTTATGGAATATACAAAGCTTCATAAAGTATTAGGTCAAGGTAACTTTGTATTAACAATTAGTGAAGGTAAATTTGGTAAAGGAGAACATACAGCTTTTTATGACTTATTTAGACTAGAGGATGGTCAAATCGTTGAGCATTGGGATGTTATTTCTTCAATTCCTTCTGAAGAAAATTGGAAGAATACCAACGGTAAATTCTAA
- a CDS encoding O-methyltransferase, translating to MNIYEINTTEHTLDILNNDAKKDFIRIGKGLVKSAFRPMQPIDFKHTYLPVSREQGQVMRQLIVENDCKTIVEFGTSFGISTIYLADAARQTSGKVVTTELLENKAEKATHNIEDAGLSDYVDVRIGDAMETLKHFDKPIDFLFLDGWKDLYLPLFKLLEPRFHKNTLIYADNMDMSGTHNYASYVLEKGNVYSTKSIHNGKAYLTKYL from the coding sequence ATGAATATATACGAAATAAATACTACTGAGCATACATTAGATATACTAAATAATGATGCAAAAAAAGATTTTATACGTATTGGAAAAGGCTTAGTAAAATCTGCTTTTCGTCCAATGCAACCTATTGACTTTAAGCACACATATCTTCCTGTTTCAAGAGAACAAGGACAAGTAATGCGGCAATTAATTGTAGAAAATGATTGTAAAACCATAGTGGAATTTGGTACTTCATTCGGAATTTCTACCATATATCTCGCTGATGCAGCTCGACAAACTAGTGGAAAAGTAGTTACTACAGAGTTATTAGAAAATAAAGCCGAAAAAGCCACTCATAATATTGAAGATGCTGGACTGAGCGATTATGTTGATGTGAGAATTGGAGATGCCATGGAAACACTCAAGCACTTTGATAAGCCTATAGATTTTCTATTTCTTGATGGCTGGAAAGATCTTTACTTACCACTTTTTAAATTATTAGAACCACGTTTTCATAAAAACACATTAATCTATGCTGATAACATGGATATGTCTGGCACGCATAACTATGCTAGTTATGTTCTAGAGAAAGGAAACGTTTATTCCACAAAATCTATACATAACGGAAAAGCATATTTAACTAAATATTTATAA
- a CDS encoding AraC family transcriptional regulator, whose protein sequence is MNEKTKRIKFQNQQNLKSQFDIIRLEELYQRTGLDHSIEAHHKVEFYILLFIEKGQGYHTIDFTDYACEKGTLLTIRKDQIHKFFKSKSLKGVLLAFTNQFLVSYLEKIEAQKTMLLFNELLSVPKLQLDNTNFNSINQLIKRIENEYFTINDDHSLSVIRNELHILTTQLLRLKAKHEQLNFEKKYLKEFIELQHLVEKNVNKTTKVKDFANQMGLSIKTLNTVTKHIVHKSAKAFIDEICTKQIKRLLLNTKLSIKEIAYKSGFEETTNFYKYFKRQTLTTPEQFRLEN, encoded by the coding sequence ATGAACGAGAAAACTAAACGCATAAAATTTCAAAATCAGCAAAACTTAAAATCTCAATTTGATATTATCAGATTAGAAGAATTATATCAGCGAACTGGTTTAGATCATTCTATTGAAGCACATCACAAGGTCGAATTTTATATTCTTTTATTTATAGAAAAAGGGCAAGGCTATCACACCATCGATTTTACAGATTACGCATGTGAAAAAGGCACATTGCTCACCATTAGAAAAGACCAAATTCATAAGTTTTTTAAAAGCAAATCTTTAAAGGGTGTTTTACTCGCTTTTACTAATCAATTTTTAGTGAGTTATCTCGAAAAAATAGAAGCACAAAAAACAATGCTTTTGTTCAATGAACTTTTAAGTGTTCCAAAATTACAGTTAGATAATACTAATTTTAATAGTATCAATCAACTTATCAAGCGGATAGAGAATGAATACTTTACTATAAATGATGACCACTCCTTAAGTGTTATTAGAAATGAGCTTCATATTTTAACGACACAGTTATTGAGACTAAAGGCAAAACACGAGCAACTCAATTTTGAAAAAAAATACCTAAAAGAGTTTATTGAACTCCAACACTTGGTTGAAAAAAATGTAAACAAAACCACTAAAGTTAAAGACTTTGCGAACCAAATGGGTCTTAGCATAAAAACCCTAAATACAGTTACAAAACATATTGTTCATAAATCTGCCAAAGCGTTTATTGATGAAATATGCACTAAACAGATTAAACGATTATTGCTCAATACCAAGTTATCTATCAAAGAGATTGCTTATAAATCTGGGTTTGAAGAAACTACTAATTTCTACAAATATTTCAAACGTCAAACTCTAACCACACCAGAACAATTTCGATTAGAAAACTAA
- a CDS encoding DEAD/DEAH box helicase, protein MSFKSLGLSEPLLKAISKKGYETPSPIQAKAIPPVLEGKDVLASAQTGTGKTAGFTLPMLHLLSKNPIQKHRPIRALVLTPTRELAAQVHANVKEYSEFLNIRSTVIFGGVNQKPQVARIRQGIDILVATPGRLIDLESQGVLSLKRVEIFVLDEADRMLDMGFLRDIERVMKLIPNKRQNLMFSATFSKDIKKLAYSILDNPVHVEATPENTAVEIIDQKVHRVAKGKKTGLIIKLISEGNWKQVLVFTRTKHGANRLTKKMISAGITAAAIHGNKSQGARTKALAGFKRGTVRVLVATDIAARGLDIPLLPHVINFEIPNISEDYVHRIGRTGRAGASGQAISLVSADEISYLRGIEKLIGMKIDVEIIEGFEPDPNASTEPIKPGQNRNRGRGGQRNKTSNSRNSGGGNKNANHNRNKNRNRRRNNENRN, encoded by the coding sequence ATGTCATTTAAATCATTAGGCCTATCTGAGCCTTTACTAAAAGCTATAAGTAAAAAAGGATACGAAACACCATCTCCAATTCAAGCTAAGGCAATTCCGCCTGTTTTAGAAGGGAAAGATGTTTTAGCTTCTGCGCAAACTGGAACTGGTAAAACAGCAGGTTTTACATTGCCAATGTTGCATTTACTTTCAAAAAATCCAATTCAAAAACACAGACCAATACGAGCATTAGTGTTAACGCCTACTCGAGAATTAGCAGCACAAGTACATGCTAATGTAAAAGAGTATAGCGAATTTTTAAATATAAGAAGCACAGTAATTTTTGGAGGAGTCAATCAGAAACCACAAGTTGCTAGGATTAGACAAGGTATTGATATTTTAGTAGCGACTCCAGGTCGTTTAATTGATCTAGAAAGCCAAGGAGTGTTATCTTTAAAACGTGTTGAAATATTTGTTTTAGATGAAGCCGATCGTATGCTCGATATGGGCTTTTTGCGTGATATAGAACGCGTGATGAAGTTGATACCGAATAAGCGTCAGAACTTAATGTTTTCGGCTACATTTTCTAAAGATATTAAGAAACTTGCCTATTCGATTTTAGATAATCCGGTACACGTTGAAGCGACACCAGAGAATACAGCTGTTGAGATTATTGACCAAAAGGTACATCGTGTTGCTAAGGGTAAAAAGACAGGCTTAATTATTAAGTTAATTTCTGAAGGTAATTGGAAACAGGTATTAGTTTTTACTAGGACTAAACATGGAGCCAACCGTTTGACTAAAAAAATGATTAGTGCTGGCATTACAGCTGCTGCTATTCATGGCAATAAAAGCCAAGGGGCCAGAACCAAAGCTTTAGCCGGATTTAAAAGAGGAACAGTTCGTGTATTAGTAGCTACAGATATTGCTGCAAGGGGCTTAGATATTCCGTTGTTACCTCATGTTATTAATTTTGAGATCCCTAATATATCCGAAGACTATGTGCATCGGATTGGTAGAACAGGTAGAGCCGGAGCTAGCGGACAAGCCATTTCTTTGGTAAGTGCTGATGAGATTAGCTATTTACGTGGTATTGAAAAATTAATTGGGATGAAAATTGATGTTGAAATCATAGAAGGTTTTGAGCCAGATCCTAATGCGTCAACAGAGCCAATTAAGCCAGGACAGAATAGAAATAGAGGTAGAGGTGGGCAGCGAAACAAGACTTCTAATTCTAGAAACTCTGGAGGCGGTAATAAAAATGCTAATCACAACCGTAATAAAAATCGTAATCGAAGACGCAATAACGAAAATCGAAATTAA
- a CDS encoding DUF6500 family protein, with amino-acid sequence MTPNLKAKIIEVCDKKIAQKGPKVGVSFYAFFKNKNDNPELLMEAATWWIETHHLDHFEKAVKIKELVKNL; translated from the coding sequence ATGACACCAAATCTAAAAGCCAAAATCATAGAAGTTTGCGATAAGAAAATTGCTCAAAAAGGGCCTAAGGTTGGTGTTTCATTTTATGCGTTTTTTAAAAATAAAAATGATAATCCAGAATTATTAATGGAAGCAGCTACATGGTGGATAGAAACTCATCATTTAGATCATTTTGAGAAAGCAGTGAAGATTAAAGAATTAGTAAAAAATTTATAG
- a CDS encoding VF530 family DNA-binding protein: protein MSIQPNNPLHGIKLEQIITELQAHYGWEYMGYQINIRCFTHDPSVKSSLKFLRRTPWARTKVEHMYLKMLSKKR from the coding sequence TTGTCAATTCAACCAAACAACCCATTACACGGAATAAAGCTAGAACAGATTATTACTGAGCTACAAGCGCATTACGGATGGGAGTATATGGGTTATCAAATCAATATTCGATGTTTTACTCATGATCCTTCTGTAAAATCGAGTTTAAAATTTTTAAGACGCACACCTTGGGCACGCACTAAGGTTGAGCATATGTATTTAAAGATGTTAAGCAAAAAACGATAG
- a CDS encoding alpha/beta hydrolase produces MKKIQSLLLIFISISISNAQSKVIESLNMDSNLLNTSVKYSVYLPDGYDDSKDKYPIVYLLNGFTGDETDWHMEGLLTDIVNLLIKAKKIEPMIIVMPDGDDRLYINKGDGTYPYEDMFITEFLPFIEAKYKVKDEKKYRGISGLSMGGNGSLRLTLKHHNLFGVCASFSSSLKTDEEIINDSQEHFDNYFGRISPEVKGEKGKVRLTDAIKEFNLFELIEKKDPKLLKTVDIYFDCGDDDFLTIGNSTMHIELTKKGIPHEYRVRDGGHTWNFWIDSLPIGLEFISESMHKDN; encoded by the coding sequence ATGAAAAAAATTCAATCACTGCTATTAATTTTTATATCAATTTCAATCTCTAATGCTCAAAGTAAGGTTATTGAAAGCCTCAACATGGATAGTAATCTTCTAAATACATCTGTAAAATATTCTGTGTATTTACCAGATGGCTACGATGATTCCAAAGACAAATATCCAATAGTGTATTTACTTAATGGGTTTACTGGTGATGAAACCGATTGGCATATGGAGGGCTTATTAACAGACATAGTGAATCTACTTATAAAAGCCAAAAAAATTGAACCAATGATTATTGTAATGCCAGATGGTGATGACAGGTTATATATTAATAAAGGAGATGGCACCTATCCTTATGAAGATATGTTCATTACAGAATTTTTACCCTTCATTGAAGCTAAATATAAAGTGAAAGATGAAAAAAAATATCGTGGAATAAGTGGACTTTCTATGGGAGGAAATGGAAGTTTAAGACTCACACTTAAGCATCATAATCTATTTGGAGTTTGTGCTTCATTTAGTTCTAGTTTAAAAACTGATGAAGAAATTATTAACGATAGTCAAGAACATTTTGATAACTACTTTGGTCGTATTTCACCGGAGGTAAAAGGAGAAAAGGGTAAAGTTAGACTTACTGATGCCATAAAGGAGTTTAATTTATTCGAACTCATAGAAAAAAAAGATCCTAAGCTATTAAAAACTGTCGATATTTATTTTGATTGTGGTGATGACGATTTTTTAACTATTGGTAATTCTACAATGCATATAGAATTGACAAAAAAAGGTATTCCGCATGAGTATAGGGTAAGAGACGGTGGCCATACATGGAATTTTTGGATAGACTCATTACCAATTGGCTTAGAATTTATTAGTGAATCTATGCATAAGGATAATTAA
- a CDS encoding tRNA (cytidine(34)-2'-O)-methyltransferase, with protein sequence MSLNIVLIEPEIPNNTGNIGRLALATGSRLHLVKPFGFEIDDKRLKRAGLDYWQHLEVIYYDSIDDFFVKNKDAKMVFLSSHGKQSHWDIKFTDQMFLVFGKESVGLPKSLLEKYQNQLFKIPLYSKDIRSLNLANAVGIIVYEGLRQLNL encoded by the coding sequence ATGTCACTTAACATCGTCCTTATAGAACCCGAAATCCCAAACAATACAGGTAACATTGGCCGTTTGGCTTTAGCCACAGGTTCTCGGCTACATTTAGTAAAACCCTTTGGATTTGAAATCGATGACAAACGCCTCAAACGTGCAGGATTAGATTATTGGCAACACTTAGAAGTAATCTATTACGATTCTATAGATGATTTTTTTGTAAAAAATAAGGATGCAAAAATGGTATTCTTATCAAGTCATGGTAAACAATCGCATTGGGATATTAAGTTTACTGATCAAATGTTCCTAGTCTTTGGTAAAGAATCTGTAGGTTTACCAAAATCGTTATTAGAAAAATACCAAAATCAACTTTTTAAAATCCCTCTCTATAGTAAAGACATTAGAAGTCTCAACCTTGCCAATGCTGTTGGCATTATTGTCTATGAAGGTTTAAGGCAACTCAATCTATAG
- a CDS encoding T9SS type A sorting domain-containing protein, producing MRPKWGIYRSLNSASDLRDEDVLFSDFSVQEVSSLSISEVNENNISIYPNPAVDSLSFKLKDDLVYDKIEIYDSHAKLIMSYDKELPKTSIRVSSLTTGLYFILFKNKNSTIANKKFLID from the coding sequence GTGAGACCAAAATGGGGAATTTACAGAAGCTTAAATTCGGCAAGCGATTTAAGAGATGAAGATGTATTATTTTCAGATTTTAGTGTTCAGGAAGTTAGCAGTTTATCTATCTCTGAAGTCAATGAAAATAATATTAGTATATACCCAAATCCAGCTGTAGACTCGCTAAGCTTTAAACTTAAAGACGATTTAGTATACGACAAAATAGAAATCTATGATAGCCATGCTAAATTAATAATGAGTTATGATAAAGAGTTACCAAAAACCTCAATACGTGTTTCATCGCTTACAACTGGACTCTATTTTATCCTATTTAAAAACAAAAACTCTACGATTGCCAATAAAAAATTTCTAATTGACTAG
- the trpA gene encoding tryptophan synthase subunit alpha, with protein MNRINQKLEENKKLLSIYFTAGYPNIDDTATIIQNLENSGVDMIEIGLPFSDPLADGPTIQASSTQALKNGMTSELLFEQIKDIRQSVSIPLIIMGYFNPMLQYGIEAFCKKCQDVGIDGLIIPDLPVDVYHSEYKATFEKYGLINVFLITPQTSDERIHYIDSVSDGFIYMVSSASTTGAKVGFGDTQTKYFERIANMKLQNPQIVGFGISNSETFTQATKHAKGAIIGSAFVKYVTNNPIENINEFTKNIINP; from the coding sequence ATGAACAGAATAAATCAAAAGTTAGAAGAAAACAAGAAACTCTTATCTATATACTTTACAGCGGGTTATCCTAATATAGATGATACAGCAACCATTATTCAAAATTTAGAAAATAGCGGTGTCGATATGATAGAAATAGGATTACCATTTAGTGATCCTTTAGCTGATGGACCAACGATACAAGCAAGTTCTACTCAAGCTTTAAAAAACGGCATGACTAGCGAGCTCTTATTTGAGCAGATCAAAGATATTCGTCAATCCGTTTCTATTCCTTTAATCATTATGGGTTACTTTAACCCAATGTTACAATATGGTATTGAAGCCTTCTGTAAAAAATGTCAAGACGTTGGTATTGATGGCTTAATTATACCAGATTTACCAGTAGATGTTTATCATTCTGAGTATAAAGCTACCTTTGAAAAGTATGGCTTAATCAATGTTTTTTTAATTACACCTCAGACTTCTGACGAACGTATTCATTATATTGATTCTGTCTCTGATGGATTTATTTATATGGTCAGTTCTGCGAGTACAACAGGTGCAAAAGTTGGTTTTGGTGATACTCAAACCAAATACTTTGAACGAATAGCTAATATGAAACTTCAGAACCCTCAAATTGTTGGTTTCGGTATTTCAAATAGTGAGACCTTTACACAAGCCACTAAACATGCTAAAGGAGCTATTATTGGCTCTGCCTTTGTAAAGTATGTTACTAATAACCCTATTGAAAATATAAATGAGTTTACGAAAAATATTATCAATCCATGA
- the trpB gene encoding tryptophan synthase subunit beta produces the protein MSYNINKKGYYGKFGGAFIPEMLYPNVEELRQNYLKIMAEPSFQEEFHALLKDYVGRPSPLYFAKRLSEKYNTKVYLKREDLNHTGAHKVNNTIGQILMAKRLGKNRIIAETGAGQHGVATATVCALMGIECIVYMGEIDIARQAPNVARMKMLGAEVRPALSGSRTLKDATNEAIRDWINNPVDTHYIIGSAIGPHPYPDMVTKFQSIISEEIKWQLKEKEGKEDPDYVVACIGGGSNAAGTYYHFLNNRDVGIIAVEAAGKGIHSGESAATSALGKEGIIHGCKTLLMQTLDGQITEPYSISAGLDYPGVGPLHSHLYKSGRGEFYSATDDEAMTAGLELTQLEGIIPAIETSHALAIFEHKTFKPNDIVVISLSGRGDKDLQNYIDYFKL, from the coding sequence ATGAGTTACAACATTAACAAAAAAGGTTATTACGGAAAATTTGGTGGAGCTTTTATTCCAGAAATGCTATATCCAAATGTTGAAGAGTTACGCCAAAATTATTTAAAAATAATGGCGGAACCTTCTTTTCAAGAAGAGTTTCACGCGTTATTAAAAGATTATGTTGGTCGTCCTTCACCACTCTATTTTGCCAAACGCCTTTCCGAAAAATACAATACAAAAGTTTACCTAAAAAGAGAAGATTTAAACCATACTGGAGCACATAAAGTTAATAATACGATTGGTCAAATTCTCATGGCAAAACGCCTTGGAAAAAACCGTATTATTGCCGAAACTGGTGCTGGACAACATGGTGTTGCAACAGCAACGGTTTGTGCTCTAATGGGAATTGAATGTATCGTTTACATGGGAGAAATAGATATTGCTAGACAAGCACCAAATGTTGCCCGAATGAAAATGCTAGGAGCAGAAGTTAGACCTGCTTTATCTGGTAGTAGAACATTAAAAGATGCTACTAATGAAGCCATAAGGGATTGGATTAATAACCCTGTAGACACGCATTATATTATTGGTTCAGCGATTGGACCTCATCCATACCCAGATATGGTAACCAAATTTCAATCGATTATTTCAGAGGAAATTAAATGGCAATTAAAGGAAAAAGAAGGCAAAGAAGATCCAGATTATGTTGTTGCTTGTATTGGAGGTGGTAGTAATGCTGCAGGTACCTATTATCACTTTTTAAATAATAGAGATGTTGGTATTATTGCTGTTGAAGCTGCAGGAAAAGGTATTCACTCTGGTGAAAGTGCTGCAACTTCTGCACTTGGCAAAGAGGGTATAATTCATGGTTGCAAAACATTATTAATGCAAACGCTAGACGGACAAATTACCGAACCTTATTCTATATCCGCTGGCTTAGATTATCCTGGTGTTGGACCTCTACATTCACATTTGTATAAATCTGGTCGTGGTGAGTTTTATTCTGCAACAGACGATGAAGCCATGACTGCTGGATTAGAACTTACGCAGTTAGAAGGTATAATTCCAGCGATTGAAACAAGTCATGCACTAGCAATTTTTGAACATAAAACATTTAAACCAAATGATATAGTTGTGATTAGCTTATCGGGTCGTGGTGATAAAGATTTACAGAATTATATTGATTATTTTAAGTTATAG
- a CDS encoding phosphoribosylanthranilate isomerase yields MKLKVCGMKYNTAEVAKLQPDYLGFIFYKNSPRDFDDVIPKLPKRIKKVGVFVDAPIRTVLDKVNYYRLDVIQLHGKESPEYTKDLLRVLTDSAVNYPEIIKVFSIKDDFDFSQLKPFKDIASYYLFDTKGKLPGGNGYTFNWDVLKDYPSTKPYFLSGGIGLSELEKIKTFKESHASKYCYAIDVNSKFEIESGLKNIEELEKFKHELQH; encoded by the coding sequence ATGAAATTAAAAGTCTGCGGCATGAAATATAATACTGCTGAAGTTGCAAAGTTGCAACCAGACTATCTTGGCTTTATATTTTATAAAAATTCCCCAAGAGATTTTGATGATGTCATTCCCAAATTACCAAAAAGGATAAAAAAAGTTGGTGTTTTTGTAGATGCACCGATTAGGACGGTTTTAGATAAGGTAAATTATTATCGTTTAGATGTCATTCAACTTCATGGAAAAGAATCACCAGAATACACAAAAGATCTATTGAGAGTATTAACAGATTCTGCTGTCAATTACCCTGAAATTATAAAAGTCTTCTCTATAAAAGATGACTTCGATTTTTCTCAATTAAAACCATTCAAAGATATAGCTAGCTACTACTTATTTGATACCAAAGGAAAATTACCAGGTGGTAATGGATATACATTCAATTGGGATGTACTTAAAGATTATCCATCAACCAAACCTTACTTTTTGAGTGGTGGTATTGGATTAAGCGAACTAGAAAAAATTAAAACGTTTAAAGAAAGTCATGCTTCAAAATACTGCTATGCCATTGACGTGAACAGTAAATTTGAAATTGAGTCTGGTCTAAAAAATATTGAAGAATTAGAAAAGTTTAAACATGAGTTACAACATTAA